A part of Catenulispora sp. GP43 genomic DNA contains:
- a CDS encoding FHA domain-containing protein: MANAHFPPRMLPPGSPSEGVPAAPPGTIFVLGPEGGYAVPARRYTLLFGRDREDVHVPVGVDDPTVSRRHGVFTCTGPDGGWWLTNTGHLPIELPNGALMLTGHRRVIEPGYTPLVINSSKQRSHLVEVRLVDDDDRHPRSTTKAATVDPETVYELSPAERLVLTALARRYLEGQEPFPLPLTWEDTAQTANASPYTTKSWNFRTVANTVEEVRERLHRRGVRGLMRDEVGEPVGSTLSVNLIRELVKTVTLSAEDLELLAEQG; this comes from the coding sequence ATGGCGAACGCCCACTTCCCCCCGCGGATGCTGCCGCCCGGCAGTCCCTCCGAGGGAGTCCCCGCGGCGCCCCCCGGCACGATCTTCGTGCTGGGCCCGGAAGGCGGCTACGCGGTCCCGGCGCGCCGGTACACCCTGCTGTTCGGCCGCGACCGCGAGGACGTGCACGTCCCGGTCGGCGTCGACGACCCGACGGTCAGCCGCCGGCACGGCGTCTTCACCTGCACCGGCCCGGACGGCGGCTGGTGGCTCACGAACACCGGCCACCTCCCGATCGAACTCCCCAACGGCGCCCTGATGCTCACCGGCCACCGCCGCGTCATCGAACCCGGATACACCCCGCTGGTCATCAACTCCTCCAAGCAGCGCTCCCACCTGGTGGAGGTCCGCCTGGTGGACGACGACGACCGCCACCCCCGCTCGACGACCAAGGCCGCGACCGTCGACCCGGAGACCGTCTACGAACTGTCCCCGGCCGAGCGCCTGGTCCTCACCGCGCTGGCCCGCCGCTACCTGGAAGGCCAAGAGCCCTTCCCGCTCCCGCTGACCTGGGAGGACACCGCCCAGACGGCGAACGCCTCGCCGTACACGACCAAGTCCTGGAACTTCCGCACCGTCGCGAACACGGTCGAGGAGGTGCGCGAACGGCTGCACCGCCGCGGCGTGCGCGGGCTGATGCGCGACGAGGTGGGGGAGCCGGTCGGCTCGACGCTGAGCGTGAACCTGATCAGGGAGCTGGTCAAGACGGTGACGCTGAGCGCCGAGGACCTGGAACTGCTGGCCGAACAGGGCTGA
- a CDS encoding serine/threonine-protein kinase — MDTDVADPVGPGDPREIGQFTIIGVLGAGGMGEVFLGTREGRYVAVKRVKPRLVSGERFNREVAILHRVPFGVAPSLLASDSTAPEPWFATEYVPGLTVEDAVRAFGPLAADALWLLLAETAAHLQAVHEAGIVHRDLKPGNIMMVRDGVKLIDFGIALAGDQSRLTRSGSSSGTRGFTAPEQESGDRDVAAPADVYSLAATLVYAASVRLPGAQPDIAPIRALDAALTGIVERCLAADPDARPTAADLVAAARAHADSVSPSWPAAVTERIAKRRTFASTPVSVIDTVLPPEPDVDTEPEPGPLQETAAGTKPERRRPRFLIPLAAVTAFCAVVAGALALLASSHRGGAAHASSPTSGIGIVPIAGTQSSSAGSGGTTPRPPTPTTPGATTPSAGTSSNTATGPGSGTTTPQGPGSSSKNGGGGSSSAGRPVTTGTAPSTPPSSPPAPKPGPSPTASSIPGINSADDPARVSNSEVDVNYVANDAECSAWLDTDGSGNLAGVLNTSLYQSCVAEVIRSDGLTLTFSASQYAEKTSFIADQGYTMQVCVWHADEKSNEKCSPLYAMSGTTPVQR; from the coding sequence ATGGACACTGACGTCGCCGATCCGGTGGGTCCGGGCGACCCGCGCGAGATAGGCCAGTTCACCATCATCGGCGTGCTCGGCGCCGGCGGCATGGGCGAGGTCTTCCTCGGCACCCGCGAAGGACGCTACGTCGCGGTGAAGCGGGTGAAGCCGCGCCTGGTCTCCGGCGAGCGCTTCAACCGCGAGGTCGCGATCCTGCACCGGGTCCCCTTCGGCGTCGCGCCGTCGCTGCTGGCCAGCGACAGCACCGCGCCGGAGCCCTGGTTCGCGACCGAGTACGTGCCCGGCCTGACCGTGGAGGACGCCGTCCGCGCCTTCGGGCCGCTGGCCGCCGACGCCCTGTGGCTGCTGCTGGCCGAGACCGCCGCGCACCTGCAGGCCGTCCACGAGGCCGGGATCGTGCACCGCGACCTCAAGCCCGGCAACATCATGATGGTGCGCGACGGCGTGAAGCTCATCGACTTCGGCATCGCGCTGGCCGGCGACCAGTCCCGGCTGACGCGCAGCGGCTCGAGTTCGGGCACGCGCGGCTTCACCGCCCCGGAGCAGGAATCCGGCGACCGGGATGTGGCCGCGCCCGCGGACGTGTACTCGCTGGCCGCCACCCTGGTCTACGCGGCCTCGGTCCGGCTGCCCGGCGCCCAGCCCGACATCGCCCCGATCCGCGCCCTGGACGCCGCCCTGACGGGAATCGTCGAACGCTGTCTCGCCGCCGATCCCGACGCCCGGCCGACCGCCGCGGACCTGGTGGCCGCGGCCCGCGCGCACGCCGACTCCGTGAGCCCGTCCTGGCCGGCGGCAGTGACCGAGCGCATCGCGAAGCGCCGGACCTTCGCCTCAACGCCGGTGAGCGTGATCGACACCGTTCTGCCGCCGGAACCGGACGTGGACACGGAGCCGGAACCCGGCCCCCTGCAAGAGACAGCCGCCGGCACCAAGCCGGAACGACGCCGTCCCCGCTTCCTGATACCGCTCGCGGCGGTCACGGCGTTCTGCGCGGTCGTGGCCGGCGCGCTGGCGCTGCTGGCCTCGTCTCATCGGGGCGGTGCGGCACACGCGTCCTCCCCGACATCAGGTATCGGCATCGTGCCGATCGCCGGGACCCAGTCCTCGTCGGCGGGGAGCGGCGGCACTACCCCGCGCCCGCCGACACCGACCACACCCGGCGCGACCACCCCGTCGGCGGGGACGTCGTCGAACACCGCCACCGGGCCCGGCTCCGGGACCACGACCCCGCAGGGGCCCGGCTCGTCGTCGAAGAACGGCGGCGGTGGCAGCAGCTCGGCGGGACGGCCCGTGACCACCGGCACGGCTCCGAGCACTCCCCCGAGTTCGCCCCCGGCTCCCAAGCCCGGCCCCAGCCCGACCGCCTCGTCGATCCCGGGCATCAACAGCGCCGACGATCCGGCACGCGTCTCGAACTCCGAGGTGGACGTCAACTACGTCGCCAACGACGCCGAGTGCTCAGCCTGGCTGGACACCGACGGGTCGGGCAACCTGGCGGGAGTGCTCAACACTTCGCTGTACCAGTCCTGTGTGGCCGAAGTGATCCGCAGTGACGGACTGACCCTCACCTTCAGCGCGTCGCAGTATGCCGAGAAGACGAGCTTCATCGCGGACCAGGGCTACACCATGCAGGTCTGCGTGTGGCACGCGGACGAGAAGAGCAACGAGAAGTGCTCGCCGCTCTACGCCATGAGCGGCACCACCCCGGTCCAGCGCTAA